From Sediminibacterium sp. TEGAF015, a single genomic window includes:
- a CDS encoding septal ring lytic transglycosylase RlpA family protein, producing the protein MRKPFLFFILLTGMIFQSSCFRKGTETGLASYYADKYVGRKTSNGETFKQNKLTAAHKTLPFGTKVKVTNQQNGKSVKVRINDRGPFVQGRIIDLSKKAARKIDMVNDGVTKVKIRY; encoded by the coding sequence ATGAGAAAGCCTTTTTTATTTTTTATACTATTAACAGGGATGATTTTTCAAAGTTCCTGTTTTAGAAAAGGCACAGAAACAGGCCTGGCTTCCTATTATGCGGATAAGTATGTAGGCAGAAAAACAAGCAATGGAGAAACTTTCAAACAAAACAAATTGACGGCGGCCCATAAAACACTGCCCTTTGGAACAAAAGTGAAAGTAACCAATCAGCAAAATGGCAAGAGTGTTAAAGTAAGAATCAATGACAGAGGACCTTTTGTACAAGGCAGAATTATTGACCTCAGTAAAAAAGCAGCCAGAAAAATTGATATGGTAAACGATGGGGTTACAAAAGTGAAGATTCGATATTAA
- a CDS encoding DUF420 domain-containing protein, translating to MLEPVFQKNDRLANWLIGIFSVVVFIVVVVLGKFKLEVDLGFDVHIFAAINAFVNATIAVVLVAALVAVKKQRYELHKKLMMGALVLSILFLLSYIAHHLLAGEAKYGDSNHDGIVDEAEKLAAGAMRMVYLVILITHIILAAIILPFILFTAYRGLTSEFTAHKKLAKITWPLWFYVAVTGPIVYFMISPYYQ from the coding sequence ATGTTAGAACCTGTATTCCAAAAAAATGATCGTTTGGCCAATTGGTTGATTGGCATTTTTTCAGTGGTAGTATTTATTGTTGTTGTAGTTCTTGGGAAGTTTAAATTAGAAGTGGACTTAGGTTTTGATGTACATATTTTTGCTGCCATCAATGCATTTGTGAATGCCACGATAGCTGTTGTGCTCGTTGCTGCATTGGTTGCTGTTAAAAAGCAACGGTATGAATTGCATAAAAAACTTATGATGGGAGCTTTAGTGCTCTCTATCTTATTTCTCCTCTCTTATATAGCGCATCATTTATTGGCTGGCGAAGCAAAATACGGTGATTCCAATCACGATGGAATCGTAGACGAAGCTGAGAAACTGGCTGCAGGTGCTATGCGAATGGTTTACTTAGTTATACTAATCACGCATATCATTTTGGCTGCTATAATACTGCCTTTTATTTTATTTACTGCGTATAGAGGACTGACAAGTGAATTCACTGCACACAAGAAACTGGCAAAAATTACCTGGCCACTTTGGTTCTATGTAGCAGTAACCGGACCTATTGTATATTTCATGATCAGCCCTTACTACCAGTAG
- a CDS encoding single-stranded DNA-binding protein, giving the protein MNAVKNKVQLIGNLGQDPEIKSIGEDKKVAHLSLATNENYKNAKGEKVTETQWHNVVAWGKLADIAEKYLVKGTEVVIEGKLVNRNYTDKQGVKRYATEIQANELLILTKKA; this is encoded by the coding sequence ATGAACGCAGTAAAAAACAAAGTCCAATTAATTGGCAATCTGGGTCAGGATCCCGAAATAAAATCCATAGGTGAAGACAAAAAAGTGGCTCACCTAAGCCTCGCAACCAACGAGAACTACAAAAATGCAAAGGGTGAAAAAGTAACAGAAACTCAATGGCATAATGTAGTTGCCTGGGGTAAACTGGCAGATATTGCCGAGAAGTACCTAGTTAAAGGAACTGAAGTAGTAATTGAAGGGAAGCTTGTAAACCGGAATTACACCGACAAGCAAGGTGTAAAACGGTATGCAACGGAAATACAGGCCAATGAATTATTGATTCTAACTAAAAAGGCTTGA
- a CDS encoding PadR family transcriptional regulator, which yields MDIQNTQSQMRKGVLEFCILSIIRQGEVYPSDLVDRMKAANLHILEGTLYPLLTRLKNAELLTYRWVESNSGPPRKYFVMTEKGLAFYSELERTWKELADAVQVLTQPATPPATEN from the coding sequence ATGGATATTCAAAACACACAAAGTCAGATGCGCAAGGGCGTGCTGGAGTTTTGTATCCTTTCAATCATTCGCCAGGGAGAAGTTTACCCCAGTGACCTGGTTGATCGGATGAAAGCAGCCAACCTTCACATTCTGGAAGGAACATTGTACCCGCTGCTTACCCGATTAAAAAATGCGGAACTACTCACTTACAGATGGGTAGAAAGCAATAGCGGACCGCCCAGAAAATATTTCGTGATGACTGAAAAAGGCCTTGCCTTCTACAGTGAACTCGAAAGAACCTGGAAAGAACTGGCCGACGCCGTTCAAGTGCTAACTCAACCAGCAACACCCCCAGCCACCGAAAATTAA
- the gcvT gene encoding glycine cleavage system aminomethyltransferase GcvT has protein sequence MKNTPFTHKHIALGAKMAEFAGYNMPISYTGINDEHATVRKNAGVFDVSHMGEFILKGENALDLIQRVTTNDASKLVAGQAQYSCLPNEDGGIVDDLIVYCIEPNKTYMLVVNASNIEKDWNWISKFNTQQVEMHNISDKTCLLAIQGPHATKILQPLTELDIMNLKYYTFVKGTFAGVDNVLISATGYTGSGGVEIYFEDSNGAADKIWDAIFEIGGPQGLKPIGLGARDTLRLEMGYCLYGNDIDDTTSPLEGGLGWITKLTKDFTAKSIIEKVKAEGVKRKLVGFEMLERGIPRHDYLIKDAEGNTIGKVTSGTQAPSLNKAIGLGYVATAHAAIDSIIHIEIRNTLVKAKVVKAPFA, from the coding sequence ATGAAAAACACACCGTTTACCCATAAACATATTGCTCTGGGTGCAAAAATGGCTGAATTTGCCGGATATAATATGCCGATCAGCTATACAGGTATCAATGATGAACACGCTACCGTAAGAAAAAATGCAGGCGTATTTGATGTGAGCCATATGGGCGAATTCATTTTAAAAGGTGAAAATGCGCTGGATCTGATTCAGCGTGTAACAACCAATGATGCATCTAAGCTGGTAGCCGGTCAGGCACAATACAGTTGCTTACCCAATGAAGATGGTGGCATTGTAGACGATTTGATTGTGTATTGCATTGAGCCCAACAAAACCTATATGTTAGTGGTGAATGCATCCAACATCGAAAAAGATTGGAACTGGATTTCAAAGTTCAATACCCAACAAGTTGAAATGCACAATATCAGTGATAAAACTTGTTTATTGGCCATACAGGGACCCCATGCAACCAAGATATTACAGCCCTTAACTGAGCTGGATATCATGAATCTTAAATATTACACTTTTGTAAAAGGCACTTTTGCAGGAGTAGATAATGTTTTAATCAGTGCAACTGGTTATACAGGTTCTGGTGGTGTAGAAATCTATTTTGAAGACAGCAATGGAGCTGCTGATAAAATTTGGGATGCAATTTTTGAAATTGGAGGTCCACAAGGATTAAAACCAATTGGATTGGGTGCAAGAGATACCCTGCGTTTAGAAATGGGTTACTGTTTATACGGCAATGATATTGACGATACCACTTCTCCACTAGAAGGAGGTCTTGGATGGATTACCAAGTTAACCAAAGACTTTACTGCTAAATCAATTATTGAGAAAGTAAAGGCAGAAGGCGTAAAACGCAAGTTGGTGGGATTTGAAATGTTGGAAAGAGGAATACCCCGCCACGATTATTTAATTAAAGATGCAGAAGGCAATACCATTGGAAAAGTAACCAGTGGAACACAGGCCCCCTCTTTAAATAAAGCAATCGGCTTGGGTTATGTTGCCACTGCACATGCAGCCATCGACTCTATCATTCATATAGAAATCAGAAATACCCTGGTGAAGGCAAAAGTGGTGAAAGCCCCATTTGCTTAA
- a CDS encoding PspC domain-containing protein — translation MKKVININFQGRVIPIEESAYDVLKVYVESLRRFFANEEGRDEIINDIEGRIAELFGESLKKGSTCITEEDVNNVINSMGRPEDFEGEESNMQSQLGGQQEQKNNSYTETDHGTPRGRLYRDTNDKMLGGVCSGMAAYFRIDPTVVRLLFLVLFFGGGSGFLLYLLLWIILPAKPLDHVSSNRRLYRNPEEKVIAGVASGIATYFDVAVWIPRLIFSLPLVIGIFSSFISSLFWFEFNPFPGFIFGSFGGTLFVIYAVLWAVIPEAKSASEKLEMRGEKVDLNTIKNTIQEDLEGFKARAEKWGGEFSQKAKEFSTEFSSTVNEKSKQFASEASAASKKGGSRLGNAIGILFKAFFLFLAGILAFTILVALLGMIAGSVSVFPLKSFFLEGFWQNFLAWSTLVLFLFVPAIGLLTWLVRRIIGATAGSKYLGFTFGGLWTLGWISVVLLVASIAQNFDAGAKDKGEIKIVQPSTNKMTIKVAASDLRVVSGKWFKMDGLLSLDDDSIVLNNIRVRIAKSPDSLYRVSYVKFSNGSDENTALKNMEAIKYSATQEDSVLYLDRGFKLNKGSKFRNQGVTVTIFVPVGKKIEIDENVSRKLNHFSFNSGRNDYDWDDEWNNEGYESWMSNQEYIMTPGGLERVKKIGEENDDISNDEDSEKSAIEEYKKSREELRKEYERKQKEAEELKKELDKPVDTTRYRYQKVAILDPHISGPAPKSKTIESPEIIEIGSELGRFSLLSFQS, via the coding sequence ATGAAAAAGGTAATTAATATAAACTTCCAAGGAAGAGTAATTCCCATTGAGGAATCGGCTTACGACGTACTAAAAGTATACGTTGAAAGTTTGCGTCGCTTTTTTGCCAACGAGGAAGGAAGAGACGAAATTATTAACGACATCGAAGGTCGTATCGCTGAACTATTTGGTGAAAGCCTTAAAAAAGGAAGCACCTGCATAACTGAAGAAGACGTTAACAATGTCATCAACAGCATGGGCAGACCTGAAGATTTTGAAGGCGAAGAATCCAATATGCAATCTCAGCTGGGCGGTCAGCAAGAGCAAAAAAACAATAGTTATACCGAAACAGATCACGGCACTCCAAGAGGCCGCTTATACAGAGATACCAACGATAAAATGTTGGGAGGCGTTTGTAGCGGTATGGCTGCGTATTTCAGAATTGATCCTACTGTTGTAAGACTTTTATTCTTAGTCTTATTCTTTGGCGGTGGCTCAGGATTCCTATTGTATTTACTATTGTGGATCATATTACCCGCTAAACCATTAGATCATGTAAGCAGCAATAGAAGATTGTACAGAAATCCGGAAGAAAAAGTAATTGCGGGTGTTGCTAGCGGTATCGCCACTTATTTTGATGTAGCGGTCTGGATCCCCCGTTTAATCTTCTCTTTACCATTGGTAATAGGCATATTCTCTTCCTTTATAAGTTCATTATTCTGGTTCGAGTTTAACCCTTTCCCAGGATTTATTTTTGGATCTTTTGGAGGTACACTTTTTGTAATCTATGCCGTACTATGGGCTGTAATACCTGAAGCCAAAAGCGCTTCAGAGAAATTAGAAATGCGTGGAGAGAAAGTAGATTTGAATACCATTAAAAATACCATTCAAGAAGACTTAGAAGGATTTAAAGCCCGTGCGGAAAAATGGGGTGGAGAATTTTCACAGAAAGCCAAAGAATTTTCAACAGAATTCAGCAGCACTGTGAATGAGAAAAGCAAACAGTTTGCTTCTGAAGCCAGTGCCGCTTCCAAAAAAGGAGGCAGTAGATTAGGAAATGCCATAGGCATCTTATTCAAAGCATTCTTCTTATTCCTTGCAGGTATCTTGGCATTCACTATTCTGGTTGCATTATTAGGTATGATTGCCGGAAGTGTAAGTGTATTCCCTCTTAAGAGCTTTTTCTTAGAAGGATTCTGGCAGAATTTCCTAGCATGGTCTACCCTAGTTCTATTCCTGTTTGTGCCTGCCATTGGTTTACTCACTTGGTTAGTTCGTAGAATTATCGGAGCAACAGCTGGCAGTAAATATTTGGGTTTCACCTTTGGTGGATTATGGACCCTGGGCTGGATTAGCGTTGTTCTCTTAGTGGCTTCCATCGCTCAAAACTTTGATGCGGGTGCAAAAGATAAAGGAGAGATTAAAATTGTACAACCAAGTACCAATAAAATGACCATTAAAGTAGCCGCAAGTGATTTAAGAGTTGTGAGTGGAAAATGGTTTAAAATGGATGGACTTTTAAGTTTAGATGACGATAGCATTGTATTGAATAATATTCGAGTACGAATTGCTAAAAGCCCAGATTCCTTATACCGAGTGAGTTATGTAAAATTTAGTAATGGTTCTGATGAAAATACAGCCCTAAAAAATATGGAAGCCATTAAGTACAGTGCTACGCAAGAGGATAGTGTATTGTATTTAGACAGAGGCTTCAAGTTAAACAAAGGTTCTAAATTCCGTAACCAAGGGGTAACCGTTACCATTTTTGTTCCTGTTGGAAAGAAAATTGAAATAGATGAAAATGTTTCTAGAAAACTAAATCATTTTAGCTTCAACTCTGGCAGAAACGATTACGATTGGGATGATGAATGGAATAACGAAGGCTATGAAAGCTGGATGTCTAATCAGGAATATATCATGACACCTGGAGGATTGGAAAGAGTAAAGAAGATAGGTGAAGAAAACGATGATATAAGCAATGATGAAGACTCAGAAAAAAGCGCCATAGAAGAATATAAAAAGAGTAGAGAAGAATTACGCAAAGAATATGAGCGCAAACAGAAGGAAGCAGAAGAGCTTAAAAAAGAATTGGATAAGCCAGTGGATACAACCCGCTATCGTTATCAAAAAGTAGCGATTCTGGATCCCCATATTTCTGGTCCTGCGCCTAAAAGCAAGACCATTGAAAGTCCTGAAATTATTGAGATTGGATCAGAACTAGGGAGATTTTCCTTGCTGAGTTTTCAATCCTAA